The following is a genomic window from Micromonospora cathayae.
CCGCTTGGCCGCGTCGGTGGGGGTGGAGGCCCGGACGTCGGCGACGTAGTCGAGCAGCGGGGTGTCGGTCTCGTGGCCGATCGCGCTGACCACCGGCGTACGGCAGCCGAACACCGCCCGGCAGAGCGCCTCGTCGGAGAAGGACAGCAGGTCCTCGATGCTGCCGCCGCCCCGGGCGATGACGATCACGTCGACGGCCGGGTCGGCGTCGAGCACCTTCAGCGCGTCGATGATCTGCTGGGCCGCGCCCGCCCCCTGCACGGCGACGTTCACCGTCCGGAACTCCACCGCCGGCCAGCGTCGCCGGGCGTTGGTCAGCACGTCCCGTTCGGCCGCCGAGGCGCGCCCGGTGATCAGGCCGATCCGGCCGGGCAGGAACGGCGGCCGGCGCTTGCGGGCCCGGTCGAACAGCCCCTCGGCGGCGAGCAGCTTCTTGAGCTTCTCCAGCCGGGCCAGCAGCTCACCGAGACCGACCTGGCGGATCTCGTCGGCGCGCAGGCTGAGCGTGCCCCGGGCGGCGTAGAACTCCGGTTTGGCGTGCAGCACCACCCGGGCACCCTCGCGCAGCTCCGGCGCGCCGGAGTCGAGCACGTCCCGGTTGGTGGTGACGGTCAGGCTGAGGTCGGCCGACGGGTCACGCAGGGTCAGGAACACGGTGGAGGCACCCGGTCGGCGGCTGATCTGCGCCACCTGCCCGTCGACCCAGACCCAGCCGAGCCGGGCGATCCAGGCCCCGACCTTCTGGCTGACCACCCGTACCGGCCACGGCTCCTCGGCCGTGCTCCGGGCCGTACCGTCGGCGCCCGCACCCGTACCGTTCACCCGCCCACCCTACGGCTCCCCGTCAAGATCGACATGGCTGGTGACGGGTCGACACGTACGATGGGCGGGTGAACGAGGATCAGGCGACCACCCCCCAGACCGGCAAGCGCGTGCTCCTGGCCCGGCCCCGTGGCTACTGCGCCGGCGTCGACCGCGCGGTGCAGACGGTGGAGGAGGCGCTCAAGCTCTACGGCGCTCCGATCTACGTCCGCAAGCAGATCGTG
Proteins encoded in this region:
- the xseA gene encoding exodeoxyribonuclease VII large subunit; translation: MNGTGAGADGTARSTAEEPWPVRVVSQKVGAWIARLGWVWVDGQVAQISRRPGASTVFLTLRDPSADLSLTVTTNRDVLDSGAPELREGARVVLHAKPEFYAARGTLSLRADEIRQVGLGELLARLEKLKKLLAAEGLFDRARKRRPPFLPGRIGLITGRASAAERDVLTNARRRWPAVEFRTVNVAVQGAGAAQQIIDALKVLDADPAVDVIVIARGGGSIEDLLSFSDEALCRAVFGCRTPVVSAIGHETDTPLLDYVADVRASTPTDAAKRIVPDLTEEVRLIRQARHRLERSVRNLVDREAHRLDLLRSRPVLARPQVMVEQRAADLAALRARTGRCLDHRLGTAESDLRHTLARLRALSPAATLERGYAIVQRADGHVVRAGSEVGPGDPLRVRLAEGELAATVDATGAAG